The following proteins come from a genomic window of Panthera leo isolate Ple1 chromosome E2, P.leo_Ple1_pat1.1, whole genome shotgun sequence:
- the KCNK6 gene encoding potassium channel subfamily K member 6, whose amino-acid sequence MRRGALLAGALAAYAVYLVLGALLVAWLERPHEARLRAELETLRAELLRRSPCVAAPALDAFVERVLAAGRLGRAALANASGPANNSDPAWDFASALFFASTLVTTVGYGYTTPLTDAGKAFSIAFALLGVPATMLLLTSSAQRLSLLLTHAPLLRLTTRWGWDLRQVACWHLVLLLGVVVTTCFLVPAAIFARLEEGWSFLDAFYFCFISLSTIGLGDYVPGEAPGQPHRALYKVLVTAYLFLGLVAMMLVLQTFRYVSDLHGFTELVLLPSPCPASPGEDDDDRVDIVDPQPESQQQLAAGSHADYASIPR is encoded by the exons ATGCGGCGGGGCGCACTCCTGGCGGGCGCCCTGGCGGCCTACGCCGTGTACCTGGTGCTGGGCGCGCTGCTGGTGGCGTGGCTGGAGCGGCCGCACGAAGCTCGCCTCCGGGCCGAGCTGGAGACGCTGCGCGCGGAGCTGCTGCGGCGCAGCCCGTGTGTGGCCGCCCCCGCCCTGGACGCCTTCGTGGAGAGGGTGCTGGCGGCCGGACGGCTGGGACGCGCCGCTCTCGCCAACGCTTCGGGGCCCGCCAACAACTCCGACCCCGCCTGGGACTTTGCCTCCGCTCTCTTCTTCGCCAGCACGCTGGTCACCACCGTGG GCTACGGGTACACGACGCCGCTGACCGATGCGGGCAAGGCCTTTTCCATTGCCTTTGCGCTCCTGGGCGTGCCGGCCACCATGCTGCTGCTGACGTCCTCGGCCCAGCGCCTGTCGCTGCTTCTGACCCACGCGCCCCTCCTCCGGCTGACCACGCGTTGGGGCTGGGACCTCCGGCAGGTGGCCTGCTGGCACCTGGTGCTCCTGCTGGGAGTCGTAGTGACCACCTGCTTCCTGGTGCCGGCTGCCATCTTCGCGCGCCTCGAGGAGGGCTGGAGCTTCCTGGACGCCTTCTACTTCTGCTTCATCTCTCTGTCCACCATCGGCCTGGGTGACTACGTGCCCGGAGAGGCCCCCGGCCAGCCCCACCGGGCCCTTTACAAGGTGCTGGTCACAG CCTACCTCTTCCTGGGCCTGGTCGCCATGATGCTAGTGCTGCAGACTTTCCGCTACGTGTCCGACCTTCACGGCTTCACGGAGCTCGTCCTGTTGCCCAGTCCTTGTCCCGCCAGCCCCGGCGAGGATGACGACGATCGGGTGGACATCGTGGACCCGCAGCCGGAGTCGCAGCAGCAGCTGGCCGCCGGCTCCCACGCCGACTACGCCTCCATCCCCAGGTAG